In Brachypodium distachyon strain Bd21 chromosome 2, Brachypodium_distachyon_v3.0, whole genome shotgun sequence, one genomic interval encodes:
- the LOC100844157 gene encoding uncharacterized protein LOC100844157 isoform X1 — translation MQSNKREGVSTTISDKKQKTCISSCGEEFGSSSDSGQGVWSMLSEEVASNIAETVVSLASFDRGNSMFFACTGIIIDYSLTTTTASILTSLSLIKSIDDDSETFLNRKIKVCLPNNLVAMGWLKFYDVKCNIAIVNIKAFPVLRTCLEHQQLKSQSEVVAVGRCFSSGKLMATTGMLIDNPSEAYSEELEVSTCEITMTGVGGPLIGLDGDFVGMNFYDTKVTPFLPKKKILELLMQCRKIPTCCVKCERGVERRTGRRFSNPPEYPGLDVRSRLGKNPSLCTICDPEGQTEHEDKLLGTLSFLPRWPQDGYGVGSIDERRNVLRSRNYPFPLLEDRGGRLFHTFEDKFCEDIWWKLTEKVASHMSQSVVSLASFIGEARFFACTGIFIDCTESTTRILTSASLVRTCDDNDTIIDNLKQIEVCLPDKQYTKGTLQHYNLHYNIAVVSITGFSCTRTAQIYDQVQIEPHGEVVAVGKIFEYGILMAASGIVTHKASKINCKELMISTCKITKAGIGGPLIDFDGNFIGVNFFGLEETPYVPSNIILELLRNFDGKGTGAAHFAHDQNPTRWPVPKPYWCYPSFHIFEEDPEDIEPQRFD, via the exons ATGCAGAGTAATAAGCGAGAAGGCGTTTCTACGACAATCTCcgacaagaaacaaaaaacctGCATAAGTAGTTGCGGAG AGGAATTTGGCAGCTCAAGTGATTCTGGTCAAGGTGTCTGGAGCATGCTCAGTGAAGAAGTCGCATCAAACATAGCTGAAACTGTTGTATCACTTGCCTCGTTCGATCGCG GGAATTCAATGTTTTTCGCATGCACGGGCATAATTATCGATTACAGTCTAACTACCACAACTGCAAGTATTCTGACTTCACTAAGTTTGATTAAATCTATTGATGACGATAGCGAGACCTTCCTCAATAGGAAG ATTAAAGTGTGCCTTCCAAATAACCTTGTAGCCATGGGATGGTTGAAATTCTATGATGTAAAATGCAATATTGCTATTGTCAATATCAAGGCCTTCCCTGTTCTTCGCACATGTCTTGAGCATCAACAACTCAAGTCCCAGAGTGAAGTAGTTGCTGTAGGGCGTTGCTTCAGCTCAGGAAAATTAATGGCCACAACTGGGATGTTGATTGACAATCCAAGTGAAGCTTATTCTGAGGAGCTTGAAGTCTCCACATGTGAAATCACTATG ACTGGAGTTGGTGGGCCCCTCATTGGATTGGATGGGGACTTCGTTGGGATGAACTTTTATGATACAAAAGTGACTCCATTCCtaccaaagaaaaaaattcttgaACTCTTGATGCAGTGTAGAAAAATACCGACATGCTG TGTTAAATGTGAGCGAGGAGTTGAACGTAGAACTGGTAGACGCTTCAGCAACCCACCAGAATATCCTGGATTAGATG TTCGCTCAAGGTTGGGGAAGAATCCTTCCTTGTGTACAATCTGTGATCCAGAAGGTCAAACAG AACATGAGGATAAGTTATTAGGCACTTTATCTTTTCTTCCTCGGTGGCCGCAGGATGGTTATGGTGTTG GATCCATTGATGAGAGAAGAAATGTGCTAAGGTCCAGAAATTATCCCTTTCCACTTTTGGAGGATC GGGGCGGGCGTTTGTTTCATACATTTGAAGATAAATTTTGTGAAGATATCTGGTGGAAACTCACAGAAAAAGTTGCTTCACACATGTCTCAAAGTGTTGTGTCACTGGCTTCATTCATTG GAGAAGCAAGATTTTTTGCGTGCACAGGCATATTCATTGATTGCACTGAGTCCACTACAAGAATTCTGACTTCGGCAAGTTTGGTTAGAACTTGCGATGATAATGATACGATTATTGATAACTTGAAG CAGATTGAAGTGTGCCTTCCAGATAAACAATATACCAAAGGGACATTGCAACATTACAATTTACACTATAATATTGCTGTCGTCAGCATCACTGGTTTCAGCTGTACTCGGACAGCACAAATTTATGACCAGGTGCAAATTGAACCTCATGGGGAGGTAGTAGCTGTAGGAAAAATCTTTGAGTATGGCATATTAATGGCCGCAAGTGGGATAGTAACTCACAAAGCAAGTAAGATCAATTGCAAAGAACTTATGATCTCCACTTGTAAAATCACCAAG GCTGGGATTGGAGGGCCTCTTATTGATTTTGATGGAAATTTTATTGGCGTGAACTTCTTTGGCCTGGAAGAAACTCCATACGTACCAAGTAATATAATTCTGGAACTCTTGCGGAATTTTGATGGAAAAGG GACTGGTGCAGCTCATTTTGCCCACGATCAAAACCCAACCag ATGGCCTGTGCCTAAGCCATATTGGTGCTATCCGTCATTCCACATCTTCGAGGAAGATCCAGAGGATATAGAACCTCAGCGATTCGATTAA
- the LOC100844157 gene encoding uncharacterized protein LOC100844157 isoform X2, giving the protein MQSNKREGVSTTISDKKQKTCISSCGEEFGSSSDSGQGVWSMLSEEVASNIAETVVSLASFDRGNSMFFACTGIIIDYSLTTTTASILTSLSLIKSIDDDSETFLNRKIKVCLPNNLVAMGWLKFYDVKCNIAIVNIKAFPVLRTCLEHQQLKSQSEVVAVGRCFSSGKLMATTGMLIDNPSEAYSEELEVSTCEITMTGVGGPLIGLDGDFVGMNFYDTKVTPFLPKKKILELLMQCRKIPTCCVKCERGVERRTGRRFSNPPEYPGLDVRSRLGKNPSLCTICDPEGQTEHEDKLLGTLSFLPRWPQDGYGVGSIDERRNVLRSRNYPFPLLEDRGGRLFHTFEDKFCEDIWWKLTEKVASHMSQSVVSLASFIGEARFFACTGIFIDCTESTTRILTSASLVRTCDDNDTIIDNLKIEVCLPDKQYTKGTLQHYNLHYNIAVVSITGFSCTRTAQIYDQVQIEPHGEVVAVGKIFEYGILMAASGIVTHKASKINCKELMISTCKITKAGIGGPLIDFDGNFIGVNFFGLEETPYVPSNIILELLRNFDGKGTGAAHFAHDQNPTRWPVPKPYWCYPSFHIFEEDPEDIEPQRFD; this is encoded by the exons ATGCAGAGTAATAAGCGAGAAGGCGTTTCTACGACAATCTCcgacaagaaacaaaaaacctGCATAAGTAGTTGCGGAG AGGAATTTGGCAGCTCAAGTGATTCTGGTCAAGGTGTCTGGAGCATGCTCAGTGAAGAAGTCGCATCAAACATAGCTGAAACTGTTGTATCACTTGCCTCGTTCGATCGCG GGAATTCAATGTTTTTCGCATGCACGGGCATAATTATCGATTACAGTCTAACTACCACAACTGCAAGTATTCTGACTTCACTAAGTTTGATTAAATCTATTGATGACGATAGCGAGACCTTCCTCAATAGGAAG ATTAAAGTGTGCCTTCCAAATAACCTTGTAGCCATGGGATGGTTGAAATTCTATGATGTAAAATGCAATATTGCTATTGTCAATATCAAGGCCTTCCCTGTTCTTCGCACATGTCTTGAGCATCAACAACTCAAGTCCCAGAGTGAAGTAGTTGCTGTAGGGCGTTGCTTCAGCTCAGGAAAATTAATGGCCACAACTGGGATGTTGATTGACAATCCAAGTGAAGCTTATTCTGAGGAGCTTGAAGTCTCCACATGTGAAATCACTATG ACTGGAGTTGGTGGGCCCCTCATTGGATTGGATGGGGACTTCGTTGGGATGAACTTTTATGATACAAAAGTGACTCCATTCCtaccaaagaaaaaaattcttgaACTCTTGATGCAGTGTAGAAAAATACCGACATGCTG TGTTAAATGTGAGCGAGGAGTTGAACGTAGAACTGGTAGACGCTTCAGCAACCCACCAGAATATCCTGGATTAGATG TTCGCTCAAGGTTGGGGAAGAATCCTTCCTTGTGTACAATCTGTGATCCAGAAGGTCAAACAG AACATGAGGATAAGTTATTAGGCACTTTATCTTTTCTTCCTCGGTGGCCGCAGGATGGTTATGGTGTTG GATCCATTGATGAGAGAAGAAATGTGCTAAGGTCCAGAAATTATCCCTTTCCACTTTTGGAGGATC GGGGCGGGCGTTTGTTTCATACATTTGAAGATAAATTTTGTGAAGATATCTGGTGGAAACTCACAGAAAAAGTTGCTTCACACATGTCTCAAAGTGTTGTGTCACTGGCTTCATTCATTG GAGAAGCAAGATTTTTTGCGTGCACAGGCATATTCATTGATTGCACTGAGTCCACTACAAGAATTCTGACTTCGGCAAGTTTGGTTAGAACTTGCGATGATAATGATACGATTATTGATAACTTGAAG ATTGAAGTGTGCCTTCCAGATAAACAATATACCAAAGGGACATTGCAACATTACAATTTACACTATAATATTGCTGTCGTCAGCATCACTGGTTTCAGCTGTACTCGGACAGCACAAATTTATGACCAGGTGCAAATTGAACCTCATGGGGAGGTAGTAGCTGTAGGAAAAATCTTTGAGTATGGCATATTAATGGCCGCAAGTGGGATAGTAACTCACAAAGCAAGTAAGATCAATTGCAAAGAACTTATGATCTCCACTTGTAAAATCACCAAG GCTGGGATTGGAGGGCCTCTTATTGATTTTGATGGAAATTTTATTGGCGTGAACTTCTTTGGCCTGGAAGAAACTCCATACGTACCAAGTAATATAATTCTGGAACTCTTGCGGAATTTTGATGGAAAAGG GACTGGTGCAGCTCATTTTGCCCACGATCAAAACCCAACCag ATGGCCTGTGCCTAAGCCATATTGGTGCTATCCGTCATTCCACATCTTCGAGGAAGATCCAGAGGATATAGAACCTCAGCGATTCGATTAA
- the LOC100844157 gene encoding uncharacterized protein LOC100844157 isoform X3 has product MLPGLRKLHPDNIFEEEFGSSSDSGQGVWSMLSEEVASNIAETVVSLASFDRGNSMFFACTGIIIDYSLTTTTASILTSLSLIKSIDDDSETFLNRKIKVCLPNNLVAMGWLKFYDVKCNIAIVNIKAFPVLRTCLEHQQLKSQSEVVAVGRCFSSGKLMATTGMLIDNPSEAYSEELEVSTCEITMTGVGGPLIGLDGDFVGMNFYDTKVTPFLPKKKILELLMQCRKIPTCCVKCERGVERRTGRRFSNPPEYPGLDVRSRLGKNPSLCTICDPEGQTEHEDKLLGTLSFLPRWPQDGYGVGSIDERRNVLRSRNYPFPLLEDRGGRLFHTFEDKFCEDIWWKLTEKVASHMSQSVVSLASFIGEARFFACTGIFIDCTESTTRILTSASLVRTCDDNDTIIDNLKQIEVCLPDKQYTKGTLQHYNLHYNIAVVSITGFSCTRTAQIYDQVQIEPHGEVVAVGKIFEYGILMAASGIVTHKASKINCKELMISTCKITKAGIGGPLIDFDGNFIGVNFFGLEETPYVPSNIILELLRNFDGKGTGAAHFAHDQNPTRWPVPKPYWCYPSFHIFEEDPEDIEPQRFD; this is encoded by the exons ATGCTTCCTGGACTAAGGAAATTGCATCCGGATAATATTTTTGAAGAGGAATTTGGCAGCTCAAGTGATTCTGGTCAAGGTGTCTGGAGCATGCTCAGTGAAGAAGTCGCATCAAACATAGCTGAAACTGTTGTATCACTTGCCTCGTTCGATCGCG GGAATTCAATGTTTTTCGCATGCACGGGCATAATTATCGATTACAGTCTAACTACCACAACTGCAAGTATTCTGACTTCACTAAGTTTGATTAAATCTATTGATGACGATAGCGAGACCTTCCTCAATAGGAAG ATTAAAGTGTGCCTTCCAAATAACCTTGTAGCCATGGGATGGTTGAAATTCTATGATGTAAAATGCAATATTGCTATTGTCAATATCAAGGCCTTCCCTGTTCTTCGCACATGTCTTGAGCATCAACAACTCAAGTCCCAGAGTGAAGTAGTTGCTGTAGGGCGTTGCTTCAGCTCAGGAAAATTAATGGCCACAACTGGGATGTTGATTGACAATCCAAGTGAAGCTTATTCTGAGGAGCTTGAAGTCTCCACATGTGAAATCACTATG ACTGGAGTTGGTGGGCCCCTCATTGGATTGGATGGGGACTTCGTTGGGATGAACTTTTATGATACAAAAGTGACTCCATTCCtaccaaagaaaaaaattcttgaACTCTTGATGCAGTGTAGAAAAATACCGACATGCTG TGTTAAATGTGAGCGAGGAGTTGAACGTAGAACTGGTAGACGCTTCAGCAACCCACCAGAATATCCTGGATTAGATG TTCGCTCAAGGTTGGGGAAGAATCCTTCCTTGTGTACAATCTGTGATCCAGAAGGTCAAACAG AACATGAGGATAAGTTATTAGGCACTTTATCTTTTCTTCCTCGGTGGCCGCAGGATGGTTATGGTGTTG GATCCATTGATGAGAGAAGAAATGTGCTAAGGTCCAGAAATTATCCCTTTCCACTTTTGGAGGATC GGGGCGGGCGTTTGTTTCATACATTTGAAGATAAATTTTGTGAAGATATCTGGTGGAAACTCACAGAAAAAGTTGCTTCACACATGTCTCAAAGTGTTGTGTCACTGGCTTCATTCATTG GAGAAGCAAGATTTTTTGCGTGCACAGGCATATTCATTGATTGCACTGAGTCCACTACAAGAATTCTGACTTCGGCAAGTTTGGTTAGAACTTGCGATGATAATGATACGATTATTGATAACTTGAAG CAGATTGAAGTGTGCCTTCCAGATAAACAATATACCAAAGGGACATTGCAACATTACAATTTACACTATAATATTGCTGTCGTCAGCATCACTGGTTTCAGCTGTACTCGGACAGCACAAATTTATGACCAGGTGCAAATTGAACCTCATGGGGAGGTAGTAGCTGTAGGAAAAATCTTTGAGTATGGCATATTAATGGCCGCAAGTGGGATAGTAACTCACAAAGCAAGTAAGATCAATTGCAAAGAACTTATGATCTCCACTTGTAAAATCACCAAG GCTGGGATTGGAGGGCCTCTTATTGATTTTGATGGAAATTTTATTGGCGTGAACTTCTTTGGCCTGGAAGAAACTCCATACGTACCAAGTAATATAATTCTGGAACTCTTGCGGAATTTTGATGGAAAAGG GACTGGTGCAGCTCATTTTGCCCACGATCAAAACCCAACCag ATGGCCTGTGCCTAAGCCATATTGGTGCTATCCGTCATTCCACATCTTCGAGGAAGATCCAGAGGATATAGAACCTCAGCGATTCGATTAA
- the LOC100844157 gene encoding uncharacterized protein LOC100844157 isoform X4: MLSEEVASNIAETVVSLASFDRGNSMFFACTGIIIDYSLTTTTASILTSLSLIKSIDDDSETFLNRKIKVCLPNNLVAMGWLKFYDVKCNIAIVNIKAFPVLRTCLEHQQLKSQSEVVAVGRCFSSGKLMATTGMLIDNPSEAYSEELEVSTCEITMTGVGGPLIGLDGDFVGMNFYDTKVTPFLPKKKILELLMQCRKIPTCCVKCERGVERRTGRRFSNPPEYPGLDVRSRLGKNPSLCTICDPEGQTEHEDKLLGTLSFLPRWPQDGYGVGSIDERRNVLRSRNYPFPLLEDRGGRLFHTFEDKFCEDIWWKLTEKVASHMSQSVVSLASFIGEARFFACTGIFIDCTESTTRILTSASLVRTCDDNDTIIDNLKQIEVCLPDKQYTKGTLQHYNLHYNIAVVSITGFSCTRTAQIYDQVQIEPHGEVVAVGKIFEYGILMAASGIVTHKASKINCKELMISTCKITKAGIGGPLIDFDGNFIGVNFFGLEETPYVPSNIILELLRNFDGKGTGAAHFAHDQNPTRWPVPKPYWCYPSFHIFEEDPEDIEPQRFD, from the exons ATGCTCAGTGAAGAAGTCGCATCAAACATAGCTGAAACTGTTGTATCACTTGCCTCGTTCGATCGCG GGAATTCAATGTTTTTCGCATGCACGGGCATAATTATCGATTACAGTCTAACTACCACAACTGCAAGTATTCTGACTTCACTAAGTTTGATTAAATCTATTGATGACGATAGCGAGACCTTCCTCAATAGGAAG ATTAAAGTGTGCCTTCCAAATAACCTTGTAGCCATGGGATGGTTGAAATTCTATGATGTAAAATGCAATATTGCTATTGTCAATATCAAGGCCTTCCCTGTTCTTCGCACATGTCTTGAGCATCAACAACTCAAGTCCCAGAGTGAAGTAGTTGCTGTAGGGCGTTGCTTCAGCTCAGGAAAATTAATGGCCACAACTGGGATGTTGATTGACAATCCAAGTGAAGCTTATTCTGAGGAGCTTGAAGTCTCCACATGTGAAATCACTATG ACTGGAGTTGGTGGGCCCCTCATTGGATTGGATGGGGACTTCGTTGGGATGAACTTTTATGATACAAAAGTGACTCCATTCCtaccaaagaaaaaaattcttgaACTCTTGATGCAGTGTAGAAAAATACCGACATGCTG TGTTAAATGTGAGCGAGGAGTTGAACGTAGAACTGGTAGACGCTTCAGCAACCCACCAGAATATCCTGGATTAGATG TTCGCTCAAGGTTGGGGAAGAATCCTTCCTTGTGTACAATCTGTGATCCAGAAGGTCAAACAG AACATGAGGATAAGTTATTAGGCACTTTATCTTTTCTTCCTCGGTGGCCGCAGGATGGTTATGGTGTTG GATCCATTGATGAGAGAAGAAATGTGCTAAGGTCCAGAAATTATCCCTTTCCACTTTTGGAGGATC GGGGCGGGCGTTTGTTTCATACATTTGAAGATAAATTTTGTGAAGATATCTGGTGGAAACTCACAGAAAAAGTTGCTTCACACATGTCTCAAAGTGTTGTGTCACTGGCTTCATTCATTG GAGAAGCAAGATTTTTTGCGTGCACAGGCATATTCATTGATTGCACTGAGTCCACTACAAGAATTCTGACTTCGGCAAGTTTGGTTAGAACTTGCGATGATAATGATACGATTATTGATAACTTGAAG CAGATTGAAGTGTGCCTTCCAGATAAACAATATACCAAAGGGACATTGCAACATTACAATTTACACTATAATATTGCTGTCGTCAGCATCACTGGTTTCAGCTGTACTCGGACAGCACAAATTTATGACCAGGTGCAAATTGAACCTCATGGGGAGGTAGTAGCTGTAGGAAAAATCTTTGAGTATGGCATATTAATGGCCGCAAGTGGGATAGTAACTCACAAAGCAAGTAAGATCAATTGCAAAGAACTTATGATCTCCACTTGTAAAATCACCAAG GCTGGGATTGGAGGGCCTCTTATTGATTTTGATGGAAATTTTATTGGCGTGAACTTCTTTGGCCTGGAAGAAACTCCATACGTACCAAGTAATATAATTCTGGAACTCTTGCGGAATTTTGATGGAAAAGG GACTGGTGCAGCTCATTTTGCCCACGATCAAAACCCAACCag ATGGCCTGTGCCTAAGCCATATTGGTGCTATCCGTCATTCCACATCTTCGAGGAAGATCCAGAGGATATAGAACCTCAGCGATTCGATTAA
- the LOC100844157 gene encoding uncharacterized protein LOC100844157 isoform X5, translating into MGWLKFYDVKCNIAIVNIKAFPVLRTCLEHQQLKSQSEVVAVGRCFSSGKLMATTGMLIDNPSEAYSEELEVSTCEITMTGVGGPLIGLDGDFVGMNFYDTKVTPFLPKKKILELLMQCRKIPTCCVKCERGVERRTGRRFSNPPEYPGLDVRSRLGKNPSLCTICDPEGQTEHEDKLLGTLSFLPRWPQDGYGVGSIDERRNVLRSRNYPFPLLEDRGGRLFHTFEDKFCEDIWWKLTEKVASHMSQSVVSLASFIGEARFFACTGIFIDCTESTTRILTSASLVRTCDDNDTIIDNLKQIEVCLPDKQYTKGTLQHYNLHYNIAVVSITGFSCTRTAQIYDQVQIEPHGEVVAVGKIFEYGILMAASGIVTHKASKINCKELMISTCKITKAGIGGPLIDFDGNFIGVNFFGLEETPYVPSNIILELLRNFDGKGTGAAHFAHDQNPTRWPVPKPYWCYPSFHIFEEDPEDIEPQRFD; encoded by the exons ATGGGATGGTTGAAATTCTATGATGTAAAATGCAATATTGCTATTGTCAATATCAAGGCCTTCCCTGTTCTTCGCACATGTCTTGAGCATCAACAACTCAAGTCCCAGAGTGAAGTAGTTGCTGTAGGGCGTTGCTTCAGCTCAGGAAAATTAATGGCCACAACTGGGATGTTGATTGACAATCCAAGTGAAGCTTATTCTGAGGAGCTTGAAGTCTCCACATGTGAAATCACTATG ACTGGAGTTGGTGGGCCCCTCATTGGATTGGATGGGGACTTCGTTGGGATGAACTTTTATGATACAAAAGTGACTCCATTCCtaccaaagaaaaaaattcttgaACTCTTGATGCAGTGTAGAAAAATACCGACATGCTG TGTTAAATGTGAGCGAGGAGTTGAACGTAGAACTGGTAGACGCTTCAGCAACCCACCAGAATATCCTGGATTAGATG TTCGCTCAAGGTTGGGGAAGAATCCTTCCTTGTGTACAATCTGTGATCCAGAAGGTCAAACAG AACATGAGGATAAGTTATTAGGCACTTTATCTTTTCTTCCTCGGTGGCCGCAGGATGGTTATGGTGTTG GATCCATTGATGAGAGAAGAAATGTGCTAAGGTCCAGAAATTATCCCTTTCCACTTTTGGAGGATC GGGGCGGGCGTTTGTTTCATACATTTGAAGATAAATTTTGTGAAGATATCTGGTGGAAACTCACAGAAAAAGTTGCTTCACACATGTCTCAAAGTGTTGTGTCACTGGCTTCATTCATTG GAGAAGCAAGATTTTTTGCGTGCACAGGCATATTCATTGATTGCACTGAGTCCACTACAAGAATTCTGACTTCGGCAAGTTTGGTTAGAACTTGCGATGATAATGATACGATTATTGATAACTTGAAG CAGATTGAAGTGTGCCTTCCAGATAAACAATATACCAAAGGGACATTGCAACATTACAATTTACACTATAATATTGCTGTCGTCAGCATCACTGGTTTCAGCTGTACTCGGACAGCACAAATTTATGACCAGGTGCAAATTGAACCTCATGGGGAGGTAGTAGCTGTAGGAAAAATCTTTGAGTATGGCATATTAATGGCCGCAAGTGGGATAGTAACTCACAAAGCAAGTAAGATCAATTGCAAAGAACTTATGATCTCCACTTGTAAAATCACCAAG GCTGGGATTGGAGGGCCTCTTATTGATTTTGATGGAAATTTTATTGGCGTGAACTTCTTTGGCCTGGAAGAAACTCCATACGTACCAAGTAATATAATTCTGGAACTCTTGCGGAATTTTGATGGAAAAGG GACTGGTGCAGCTCATTTTGCCCACGATCAAAACCCAACCag ATGGCCTGTGCCTAAGCCATATTGGTGCTATCCGTCATTCCACATCTTCGAGGAAGATCCAGAGGATATAGAACCTCAGCGATTCGATTAA
- the LOC104583019 gene encoding uncharacterized protein LOC104583019, with the protein MASDVPMADASEILVWPWTGILATEDDGGAAALAAHARQLPDAVATTALEEEAPPYRHCRGHHHFLVLHFGRSLQGLRAAASIAGLFPGAGRTEWRRRESSGPVYGWAAVEEDLRGEDAVGMFLRATGARGAAADAIAGELESAAEQETRRLRHELAELRAIADKVIPEMNRDLEDENEKLKAELDAASREIELKMEKIAQLENLDKDNGPTQGASEINTLDLAAGGECKVDDHALMLHENHKVSSSLSYDNQ; encoded by the exons ATGGCGAGCGACGTGCCCATGGCCGACGCCAGCGAGATCCTCGTCTGGCCGTGGACCGGAATCCTCGCAACcgaagacgacggcggcgccgccgccctggccgcccacgCGCGGCAGCTCCCGGACGCCGTCGCGACCACCGCGCTCGAAGAAGAAGCCCCGCCGTACCGCCATTGCCGCGGCCACCACCACTTCCTCGTGTTGCACTTCGGGAGGTcgctccaaggactccgcgccgccgcctcgatcGCCGGtctcttccccggcgccgggaGGACGGAATGGCGGCGCCGCGAGAGCAGCGGCCCGGTGTACGGctgggcggcggtggaggaggaccTGCGCGGGGAGGACGCCGTCGGGATGTTCCTGAGAGCGACCGGCGCGAGGGGCGCTGCCGCGGACGCCATTGCCGGCGAGCTCGAgagcgcggcggagcaggagacgcgccgcctccgccacgaGCTCGCAG AGCTGAGAGCCATAGCTGACAAGGTCATACCGGAGATGAACCGTGATTTGGAGGATGAAAATGAGAAGCTCAAGGCGGAATTGGACGCGGCGAGCAGAGAGATCGAGTTGAAGATGGAGAAGATTGCACAGCTGGAGAATCTAGACAAG GACAATGGCCCTACACAGGGTGCTTCAGAGATCAACACACTGGACCTGGCAGCAGGTGGAGAGTGCAAGGTGGATGACCATGCTCTGATGCTGCATGAAAATCACaaggtttcttcttctctttcatATGACAATCAATAA
- the LOC112270977 gene encoding uncharacterized protein LOC112270977 yields the protein MSPSKQQTIGAEIQNKNVHGQYLRSENEMLRRQLACKTKELEAEMIRRLKVELDSKKKENKSLRKENEKLRDENEYYRKTAKPPRNRRLCRYCGEYVFHDYRNCPTRRACASSEDAEGNDCDLQLQAH from the exons ATGTCACCCAGCAAACAGCAGACAATTGGAGCTGAGATCCAGAACAAAAATGTCCATG GTCAGTATCTGAGATCTGAAAATGAGATGCTGAGGCGGCAGCTTGCTTGCAAGACGAAAGAGCTCGAGGCTGAAATGATTCGGAGACTCAAAGTAGAGTTGGAttcgaagaagaaggagaacaaGTCCTTGAGAAAGGAGAATGAAAAGTTGAGGGATGAGAATGAGTACTACAGGAAGACA GCAAAGCCACCAAGAAATCGAAGGCTGTGCAGGTACTGTGGGGAATATGTATTCCATGACTACCGCAATTGCCCCACGAGGCGTGCTTGCGCTTCATCTGAAGATGCGGAAGGAAACGATTGTGACTTGCAATTGCAGGCTCATTGA